DNA sequence from the Paenibacillus azoreducens genome:
TATGACTGCGTTGACTGCGTTCCTTCACCAACAGTTGTTGCGAACTTCAAACTTTCCACTACCAGTGTTCGACCATGCCTCATCGATGATGTTAAGGCATCAATGTGATCGGAACATGAACAGAGTATTACAAGACAGGGAATACGCCCATTCCAACAATCAGGAATTAGCCCCGCAACTTTTGCGGATAACAAGCTTGGTAGGAACGGTAACGTGAAGTGCTGCTTCTCTACCACTTTCGATTCTGTCTACTAAAAGCTTTACCGCGGTCGTCCCCATCTCTTCAGACAGGACTTTCACTGTCGTTAAAGGAGGGTTGACATATTGTGCTATATCTATGTCGTCGATACTCACGATTGCGACATCCTCAGGAACTTTTAAACCGAACTCATCCAAAGCTCGAAGCGCTCCGATAGCCATCGGGTCGCTGGCAATTAGAAAGGCTGAAGGAATATCGCCTTGTTCGATGGCATATTTCATTTGCTGATATCCCGCATCCGTCCCCCATCCCCCTGTATGGAGATCTTTGTCCCGAAACCAACCTCTCTCCATCATTAGAAAACGATACGCTTGTTGCCGTTCATCAATATAATGCTGCTTATTATCTTTAGAGAAGACGTAACTTGTTCCTCCGATGTAACCGATTTTTTCATGACCCAGTTCAAAAAGATGTTCCATTGCCTGTTTTGCCGCCTTTTCCAAATCAAACACGACGGCGTCGCATTGATCGGAGCTAATATGATCCACGGAAACCACATGCAAATTCGGGTCCTTGGAATTCGTAATAAACGAAGTGTTTACTTTTCCAATTGCGATCATACCGTTCAAATCGGATAAATCCATATCTTGACTTGAACCTTCGACCCAGCGAAATACTCTGTGAATCTCTATTCCGCGTCTGAGACACTCCCGTTCCACGCCGAGGCGGATAGACAAGTAATACGGATCGGAGTACTCCAACTGCTCCGAACACCAAATAAGGAGACCCACTTTAATATCAGGCTGCTCCTTAGTTTTACGCTTACGCTCTGTTTTGCGGTAATTCAGTTTCTTGGCAATTTCAATAACTTTATTTTTTGTCTCTTCCGGCACATTAAAAGAAAGATCGTTATTGAGCACTCTGGAAACAGTCGCGCTCGATACCTGCGCTAATTCGGCAATGTCCTTAATGGTAGCTATCTCAATCACACACTTTCCATCACTATACTCAAACTGTATCCCCGGAATTGTCTTTCCTGGATATGGACTCCTATGTACATCATTAATTATACCTTTTTAAATTCCAAGTTGCGAACTGAATTGCCGATATTTTCATGTCAGAAAAACATCTACCGACGATCTTGCCAAGAAGCGAAGGCAGCGTTCCAGTAGTTTTTCTTGCGAATATAGAATGTTCAGCTCAATTGAAAACTTTTAGCTTCTATGAATAGAAAAGGCTCTGTTAATAGTTATTGTTGATTTTCTCCAAAGAATGAGCCACCTCAATTGGATGGCTTGAATTTCCGTTTTTTAAACAAATCTCATTTAA
Encoded proteins:
- a CDS encoding LacI family DNA-binding transcriptional regulator, coding for MIEIATIKDIAELAQVSSATVSRVLNNDLSFNVPEETKNKVIEIAKKLNYRKTERKRKTKEQPDIKVGLLIWCSEQLEYSDPYYLSIRLGVERECLRRGIEIHRVFRWVEGSSQDMDLSDLNGMIAIGKVNTSFITNSKDPNLHVVSVDHISSDQCDAVVFDLEKAAKQAMEHLFELGHEKIGYIGGTSYVFSKDNKQHYIDERQQAYRFLMMERGWFRDKDLHTGGWGTDAGYQQMKYAIEQGDIPSAFLIASDPMAIGALRALDEFGLKVPEDVAIVSIDDIDIAQYVNPPLTTVKVLSEEMGTTAVKLLVDRIESGREAALHVTVPTKLVIRKSCGANS